One Dama dama isolate Ldn47 chromosome 18, ASM3311817v1, whole genome shotgun sequence DNA window includes the following coding sequences:
- the LOC133073118 gene encoding collagen alpha-1(I) chain-like: MHGLIFETSICYWQDQPGRGASTRSRVCREQGGGGGPGRGRAVAAGEPRRPARRGSGEKGVWSGRRPPDPPAPTPAARTPDRAHNPRSTRDTARRAGRHRVEERGEGRGGPPSSSAPHPLPVAGPPAPAAPGAGPGTPGRATPRTADAPSSARPSRPPQRGGGRRAARTRRPARGRQTGDPTRARESASEQGARRGGGWWEGRGGGRGRSPSPSPRRRRRTGGGGKAGNGSGPRQARGSETRQGAAPGSSRWGADRGGRTEKGTDGVRPRDTNATEPAVEAVVAARHREGDGSKRPGGSESAARAHRGISPPEASQHRGGPEGAHPSRGLTPTANPTHPEPQPAQENALPPRTGGPHSPHTRNPAVRAKAPPAPPPSQGSEGPAPPGDATGRRRPGDDTHVRRGQLGPRPRGTGVEGDTGGRTRGTRRKAGSGGEGPASTRKQGSRDGGEGAARRPENTRTQPGHQGNQRGIPPPPTHEGGPTTPGTPAAPGHPWSGPHTPAPPPGPACRPPTFLHPSIHPQQIRLPSKSDPEAQHPGDTLSSEGGPDRGPTTPPPAAAQGQGRARQAPPHHGCGAGGAGADQAVAPQPPRLPPGLTPRGRLRAHSTRTAPHPPNTRRGPAGPSPNSEGGGAGRIATVATAHSGGAAAGGSGTPRLPLGSLEKAFSPRVHRPSPNRLSFGPTEAHQEPPLNWAGGVCGIGKRATTQERVRGHLRDDLEHSRGTTEGPTRHAHTPMRGARGMAAAQPSPPQGGPLAGSTPGRRSKRICCVQSPTAPTRHPKAGDGRPKVRAGGHTPTPAFLTLPDGQGGKTGEGPRGQTEKSGHVHWERPSLVRHGLGPARESTTTPHQSVESRWRVGGGGEKAGRRHRRGQSPEGPALNLTGNLPPVPAHNLTPQARAANDPRRRTPDTWHGAYRAGVVPATTGCPQRGAQGQRPTPPCPTALGSPRGGTTSWVGQTTPHRRAGAQAQAGGSSSKGRTRRQLAAHRPRAPRASRDPKSSVADTKGDRVSTYLVAKNTYFGRQNDSRRQRGPSTTRKEGPRNLDPATCPQHYPMNTRPGALGGHLAYRSVRVSERGFDFDVHKEKRRKNRQRGASNKTSGPRPGPTPGAQTVLHRAPRTARAGPHPPPD; this comes from the exons ATGCATGGCTTAATCTTTGAGACAAGCATATGCTACTGGCAGGATCAACCAGGTAGGGGAGCGAGCACGAGGAGCCGGGTGTGCCGGGAGCAGGGGGGGGGTGGTGGCCCGGGACGCGGGCGAGCTGTAGCAGCGGGCGAGCCCAGAAGACCCGCGAGGCGAGGAAGCGGGGAGAAGGGGGTGTGGTCGGGAAGGCGCCCACCCGACCCACCGGCCCCCACACCCGCGGCGAGGACGCCCGATCGCGCACACAACCCTCGGTCCACGAGGGACACAGCGCGCCGCGCCGGCCGCCACCGCGTGGAGGAACGAGGGGAGGGGCGCGGCgggcccccctcctcctccgcaccccaccccctccccgtcGCGGGCCCGCCCGCCCCGGCGGCCCCGGGAGCCGGGCCGGGGACCCCCGGCCGGGCCACGCCGCGGACGGCCGACGCGCCCTCAAGCGCCCGTCCGTCCCGCCCACCCCAGAGGGGCGGGGGACGCCGGGCAGCGAGGACACGGCGACCGGCCCGCGGGAGGCAGACCGGGGACCCGACCCGCGCTCGGGAGAGCGCATCGGAGCAGGGGGCGCGGCGGGGGGGGGGCTGGTGGGAGGGTCGGGGGGGGGGTCGCGGGCGCTCCCCCTCGCCCAGCCCGCGACGACGTCGGCGGACAGGCGGCGGCGGCAAAGCGGGCAACGGATCGGGGCCGCGGCAGGCCCGGGGAAGCGAGACACGCCAGGGCGCGGCCCCGGGGAGCAGCAGATGGGGAGCGGACCGAGGCGGACGGACGGAGAAGGGCACGGACGGGGTGCGGCCACGTGACACCAACGCCACAGAACCGGCGGTGGAGGCGGTGGTGGCCGCGCGCCACCGCGAGGGGGATGGCTCAAAACGACCCGGGGGAAGCGAGTCAGCCGCCAGGGCGCACCGCGGTATCTCACCGCCAGAGGCCTCCCAGCACAGGGGCGGTCCCGAG GGGGCGCACCCCTCACGGGGCCTCACGCCCACCGCCAACCCTACACACCCGGAGCCGCAGCCGGCCCAGGAGAACGCTCTCCCGCCGCGTACCGGCGGCCCCCACAGCCCTCACACGCGCAACCCTGCTGTGCGCGCCAaggctccccccgccccgcccccctctcAGGGCTCCGAGGGCCCTGCTCCACCCGGGGACGCCACCGGCCGACGGAGGCCGGGAGACGACACCCACGTGAGGCGAGGCCAGCTCGGTCCCAGACCGCGGGGAACGGGGGTGGAAGGGGACACAGGCGGTCGCACGCGCGGGACCAGGAGGAAGGCCGGCAGCGGTGGGGAGGGGCCGGCAAGCACGCGCAAGCAGGGGTCACGGGACGGGGGCGAGGGCGCCGCCCGGAGACCAGAAAACACCAGGACACagccgggccaccagggaaaccagcgcGGGATCCCACCGCCACCCACACACGAGGGCGGTCCCACAACGCCTGGGACGCCGGCCGCTCCTGGCCATCCCTGGAGCGGGCCCCACACCCCAGCCCCGCCGCCAGGGCCGGCGTGCCGTCCACCCAccttcctccatccatccatccatcctcaacAGATCCGTCTTCCGTCTAAGTCTGACCCCGAGGCTCAACATCCTGGGGACACACTCTCGAGCGAGGGCGGCCCAGACCGGGGGCCCACCACACCGCCACCGGCtgcggctcaggggcaagggcgggCACGACAGGCTCCTCCTCACCACggctgcggggctgggggagCCGGGGCCGACCAGGCAGTCGCACCCCAACCCCCCCGCCTTCCCCCTGGGCTCACACCACGGGGCCGGCTGCGCGCACACAGCACACGCACGGCCCCCCACCCGCCGAACACCCGGCGGGGCCCGGCGGGACCCTCCCCCAACTCAGAGGGGGGAGGCGCGGGCCGCA TCGCCACGGTGGCCACTGCACACTCGGGAGGGGCAGCAGCTGGGGGGTCCGGTACCCCAAGGCTCCCTCTCGGATCGCTAGAGAAGGCTTTCTCACCGAGGGTGCACCGTCCCTCACCCAATCGTCTCTCCTTCGGGCCCACGGAGGCACACCAGGAGCCGCCACTCAACTGGGCGGGAGGGGTCTGCGGCATAGGTAAGCGGGCCACCACACAGGAGCGTGTGCGCGG GCACCTGAGGGACGACCTGGAGCACTCCAGGGGCACCACCGAGGGTCCAACGAGGCATGCTCACACACCCATGCGGGGGGCGCGCGGCATGGCAGCGGCACAGCCCTCCCCACCACAGGGAGGGCCGCTCGCAGGGAGCACGCCAGGAAGGCGAAGCAAGCGCATCTGCTGTGTCCAAAGCCCAACGGCCCCCACTAGGCACCCCAAGGCGGGGGACGGGAGACCGAAGGTCAGGGCCGGAGGCCACACCCCAACCCCTGCCTTCCTCACCCTGCCCGACGGGCAAGGGGGAAAGACAGGCGAGGGGCCCCGCGGACAGACCGAGAAGAGCGGACACGTTCACTGGGAACGCCCGTCCCTCGTCCGGCACGGCTTAGGCCCGGCCCGGGAGAGCACGACCACACCACATCAATCAGTTGAGtcaaggtggagggtggggggggggggggagaaggcagggagaagGCACAGGCGAGGACAGTCACCAGAGGGGCCCGCTTTAAACCTCACCGGCAACCTCCCCCCCGTCCCTGCCCACAACCTCACACCTCAGGCGAGGGCGGCCAACGACCCCAGGAGGAGAACACCTGACACGTGGCACGGAGCCTACAGGGCTGGGGTCGTCCCAGCCACCACCGGGTGCCCGCAGCGGGGAGCGCAGGGCCAAAGACCCACACCGCCTTGCCCCACCGCCCTCGGGTCGCCCAGAGGCGGCACCACGAGCTGGGTCGGCCAGACAACACCACACAGGAGAGCTGGCGCACAGGCCCAGGCGGGCGGCTCCAGCAGCAAAGGCCGAACCAGGCGCCAGCTGGCGGCCCACAGGCCCAGAGCCCCGCGTGCATCCAGAGACCCAAAGTCCTCGGTGGCAGACACCAAAGGAGACCGTGTCAGCACTTACCTGGTGGCAAAAAATACCTATTTTGGGCGACAAAATGACAGCAGACGACAGCGGGGCCCATCTACAACTCGCAAGGAGGGACCCCGGAACCTTGACCCGGCCACCTGTCCCCAGCACTACCCCATGAACACCAGGCCTGGAGCTCTCGGGGGCCATCTG GCGTACCGGTCCGTCCGAGTCTCCGAACGGGGATTTGACTTCGATgtgcataaagaaaaaagaagaaagaaccgTCAGCGGGGCGCCTCCAACAAGACGAGCGGGCCCCGACCAGGGCCCACGCCCGGGGCCCAGACCGTCCTACACAGGGCACCCAGGACGGCTCGAGCCggtccccacccacctcctgaCTGA